In the Candidatus Zixiibacteriota bacterium genome, one interval contains:
- a CDS encoding S8 family peptidase, protein PEYKKSLVPEILDYGASYAQLLQIHVPELHRLGYTGKGIRIGMLDTGYFLHHRAFQYLLDSNRIVATRDFINGGIYVEDPAGQQTIHGTYTLSALAGYVPDTLIGPAYNSEFVLAKTEIVNQEIQIEEDHWVAGIEWEESLGVDIVSSSLGYNRFDDSTGYTWADLDGHTAVVTIAAEMAVSKGVIVVNAAGNERNTPWHYIIAPADGDSVIAVGAVDLNGNIASFSSAGFPWDFQKGKIKPDVCACGVGTYCADAGGGYAYVNGTSLSTPLVAGTCALVLQTDTTLKPMQLRDRLWRTAYGVSSPDTLYGYGIVDAVRAAGFNYALAQTEKKIFAFPNPFEDDLTILVKASQTSQVQFSIFNAAGEKVLKSNPSLYDAENYVFFWNGKNERDEEIASGVYLVKVDIDGNSEIIKVFKNR, encoded by the coding sequence AGGCAAGGGGATAAGGATCGGGATGCTGGATACCGGTTACTTTTTGCATCATCGAGCATTTCAGTATCTGCTCGATTCGAACCGGATTGTAGCCACTCGTGATTTCATAAACGGAGGAATTTATGTGGAAGATCCAGCAGGTCAGCAAACTATTCATGGGACTTACACTTTATCAGCTTTAGCCGGTTATGTGCCGGATACTTTGATTGGACCGGCATATAACTCTGAATTCGTTTTAGCCAAGACAGAAATCGTAAACCAGGAGATTCAAATTGAAGAAGATCACTGGGTAGCAGGGATTGAATGGGAAGAAAGTTTAGGCGTGGATATAGTCTCCTCCTCCTTGGGGTACAACCGTTTCGATGATAGCACCGGTTATACCTGGGCAGACCTTGACGGCCACACGGCTGTAGTGACCATCGCGGCGGAGATGGCAGTTTCCAAAGGGGTGATAGTGGTAAATGCAGCCGGGAACGAAAGGAATACCCCCTGGCATTATATAATCGCTCCCGCAGACGGCGACAGCGTGATTGCAGTCGGGGCAGTTGATTTGAATGGAAATATTGCATCATTCAGCTCGGCTGGTTTCCCTTGGGATTTTCAAAAAGGGAAGATAAAACCGGATGTGTGTGCCTGTGGTGTGGGGACTTACTGTGCTGATGCTGGAGGTGGTTATGCTTATGTAAATGGAACATCCCTTTCGACTCCTCTGGTGGCTGGTACGTGCGCCCTTGTACTTCAGACTGACACGACTTTAAAACCGATGCAGTTGAGGGATAGATTGTGGAGGACTGCCTATGGGGTTTCTTCTCCGGATACCCTGTATGGCTACGGGATAGTCGATGCAGTTAGGGCAGCCGGGTTCAATTATGCCTTAGCTCAGACCGAGAAAAAAATCTTTGCCTTTCCTAACCCGTTTGAAGATGACCTCACTATCCTTGTGAAGGCTTCTCAGACTTCGCAGGTTCAGTTCTCGATCTTCAATGCCGCAGGCGAAAAGGTCTTGAAGAGCAATCCCTCTCTTTATGATGCGGAAAATTACGTATTCTTCTGGAACGGGAAAAACGAGAGGGACGAGGAAATTGCTTCCGGAGTCTATCTGGTTAAGGTGGACATAGATGGCAATTCGGAGATAATCAAGGTGTTTAAGAATAGATAA